From Zea mays cultivar B73 chromosome 3, Zm-B73-REFERENCE-NAM-5.0, whole genome shotgun sequence:
AGGCATCCCTCTTCCACCTGGAGGAGGAGGGGGGCCACCAGACATTCCAGGAGGCATTGGAGGAGAAGGTGCaccgggagggggagggggaccacTTCCATGTCCTCtaggaggaggtggtggtggacCTCCATGACctccaggaggaggaggtggTGATGGAGCTCCACCTCGAAACCCTGCTGGAGGTGGAGGCGGTGGAGTTCCTCCTAGTCCTCCAAAGGGTGGTGGAGGAGGAGGAACTCCTCCAATTCCTCCATATGAAGGCGGGGGTGGTGGAGCTCCTGCATATCCTCCAGGGggtggcggtggtggtggagcTCCTGCATATCCTCCAGGAggtggcggtggtggtggagcTCCTGCATATCCTCCAGGAggtggcggtggtggtggagcTCCTGCATATCCTCCAGGAggtggcggtggtggtggagcTCCTGCATATCCTCCAGGAGGTGGAGGTGGTGCTGGAGCCCCTACATATCCTCTGGGAGGTGGTGGTGGCATTAGAACTTCTGCATATCCTCCAGGAggtggaggtggcgggggagccctTACACATGCTTTGGGAGGTTGAAGATCCCATGCACATTCCCCTAGAggtggcggtggtggtggaggcccTACATGTCCTCCAGtaggtggtggcggtggtggatcCCCTCCACATCCTGTTTGAGGTGGCAGAGGGATCGAAGCCTCTACAAATACACTCGTAGGTGGTGGTGGCAGATCACCTATGTGTCCATTAGAAGatagtggtggtggtggaggtggaggtggaggtggaggtggaggtggcaaGCATGAAGGGCCTTTAGATTCTCTGGTAGATTGGAGGAATGACAAGTCTCCACTATGAAATCCAATTGGCAATGTAATTCCTCCTATCCCTTTAGTAAAGGGTGGTGGAGGTGGAATGGCCCCACATCCTCTAGGAGGAGTTGATAGTGGAACTTCTCCATGTCCTCCAGGAAGTGAAGGTGGAGGTATTGGAATATTCACAATTTCTCCACAAAGAGTTGACAATGGAGATCCCATTTGTCCTTCAGGGGGAAGGAGAGGAGGTGGTGGGTTTTCTTTAGTAACTTCAAGAAGAGAAGCTGGTCCTGTTGATTGCCCACCATCAAGAGGTTGAGACAAAGTTTCACTTGTTCTAGGAGGAGGAGGTGGCAATGGAATTATATTAACCCCTTTTGAATGTGGAGGTGGAACTATTACAATATCCTCTGAAAAGGTAGGTTGGGTTGCTATATCTGCATAGAAAGAAGGTTGGTACGAGCACGGAGATGCAGGTGCGATATGATGTAaagttggtggtggaggtggtggaggtggatataGATTAATATGTTTTCCAGGAAGAGATGGATGATTCAAGAGTGGAGCTGGAAGTGGAGGTAGAACAACACATGATTCTCTAGAAAAAGGTGGAGGGGAAGAAGGTGGATTTTCGTAATGTTCTGTTGGAGAAGGTGGTTTTGAAGATAAACACAAAGAAGGTATAACTGTTGCATGACAAGGTGGTGGttgtggaggaggaggaggtggaggtggagattTCATATGTTCTCCAGAATGAGGCAACTTTTGTGGCAATTGCAGAATTGGAATGCCTCCGTGTTCTTTATCATCAATTATAGAGGCCAAGACTCCGTTAATTGTTTCACCTTGTGATATCTCCACCTCAAATGGCCTCAAATGAATTGATAATGTTGTTTGATCTAAAGGCTGCTCACAATTTACTTGCTCTGCAGATATTGAACATGAGGAATTATCTGTTACAATGTGAAACATTGGATATGGAGGTGCTGCAGGTATATAGGATGACATACTTGAAATTGTATCTTCAGCGCTTCCAACCACATGCTGAACTTTATACTCAGAATGCTCTGATGGAGATAATTCGACAGCAGTATCAGATTGCAGAAATTGAACTTCACTTGCTTCATGTCCTTCGAGAGAAGTAGCTGGAACATCAGATTTGTGTTCTGGTAGCATTGTTGGTTCTTTATATGGACAATCTGAAGACGGATTTGAGTATACCAGTGGAACTGATCCACTATCACTGCATATAGTTGGCAGTGGTAGTTGTGATGGTGGTGGTACTAGAGGCAAAGGTGGTGGCGGCAGCGTTGGTGGTTCAGCACGTTGTAATGTTTTGGGAGGTGAAGAACAAGTCATGTGCAACAAAGAATTTGTATCTTCATTGGTAAATGGGACATCCATGGCAGTTACTATATTAGGTCTACTTGTTACTTCCTCATCTACAAAATCAGAGGCTCCTAAGGGACATTCAGTTGCAGCTATACTACTATTAGAGAGTGAAGTTAGTGAGGAATCACCTAAGTTGAGAACACTTTGTCTATAATCTGGACTATAGGAACAAGATCCATCAGCTCTTATTTGTTCAGGTTCATATATTATGGTGCTCGAATAACTTTGGGTGCAAGAATCATGTGGGGGTGGTAGTGGAGGTGGGTGTGGGGTTTGAGGGCCATATTGGTTGGAAGCAGGCAAAGTTAAGCTACCTGAATGTAGATCATTTTCCTCTGTCATTGGTGGGTGAAGATGTTGATCTTGTGGTATTGAGGGAGATCTAACATGCTCTTGGTGTTTGGGTGATCTTGAAGAAGCCATTGACATCTCTATGAATGTGCCAAATGATAATGATGGTAGAGATGAAATCGTTCTTATTGGTCGCAGAGTAGGATGTACTAGAGACATTTTGGATGATGATCCCAGGGATGTGTAGAGCTGAAATGGTGGAAGCACAGAAGATGTATCTGAATCACCCCTTCCACTTGTAGAAGTAACGGAGTTCTGCTTAGATTCTGTTTGTGATGGAGAAAAAAAGGACAAATCTGTGGATGCAGCACGAAGCAGATTGCGTCTGGGAGATGATGGAGAAAAAAGACTAGATGTCGCCAATGGTAGAAAAGGTTTTTTCTTTAGCACCAGTCGAGATGAATCGGTTGTATCTGTATTTGCATTCACAGAAGTTGAAGCATGGTTTATTATCAAGTTAGATTCTTCTGGtagaatgttcgcacaagagataTTAGAAGACTGACTCCTGGAGCTGGAAAATGATGTGTCAATTCCTGCTCTTCGCTCTGCAGTGACATTACTACTGCAAGCACGAAGCTGATCAATATTTTCATTGGCTGAACTTAGTTCCAAAGAAGTGTTTGAGCTGTCAAGATGTGGTAAATCTTTGGGCTCAGCCACTAGTGAATCTGTGCCTGTGATGGTAAATTTTTCTTTGTTGCGACTTTCTTCCCGTTCAATCACTATGCCATTGTCATAAGCAGCATATTCATCTCGTGCACTCTGTCCCTCATCTTTTTTGAAAAAAGTATTAGGTCGTTTTGTGTCCTCGTCTTCTCCCAGTGCAGTGCTTTCTGAACTGTGGACTGCCTCATCTAATTCAGTTTCCATCATATTCCCCTCTACCACTTGTTTGGGAGTTGTAACTTCAGATATGATGACCTCTTTGATCATCTGTATGTCATCAGTACTATTAGTTTCTAATATAATCACCTCCTTAACCAATACATTATCAATCTGGCTCAAGTCTTGATTGGAACCCATCCTTATATCCTGCTTGGAACTACCCTTTTCAAACATGCACCCATCCTCTTTATAGGTAGAACTTGAGATGCCGCTATCTGTGTCTCCATCTATTGTAGCTGTAAAAGTTGACTTCACAACTGCAGTCTCATCGTTGAGCAAAATATTGGCTTCAGTGGATGTGCATGCTATTGTAGCGGTAAAAGTTGACTTCACAACTGCAGTCTCATTGTTGAGCAAAATATTGGCTTCAGTGGATGTGCATGTCTTTCCATCATTTACTGTTTCTAACAACAAGCCCAAGTTATCGGCTTTATTGTCTTGTGATCCATCAATGTCAATATTCAGATCAAAGTTGgaaaatggagagtttttccaacATTCGGCACTTGGAGTTCGAATATAATCTGTAGAGACCATAGAAAGAGTATCCGCATCCTTATTTCCATCTTGAGATTCAGCATTACTGAAGATTTCTTCTGCTTCAAAGAACTCATCAGCAGAGGCAACATCCATATCATTATCAtagtcataatcataatcataatcaggtGCTACTTCAGTTGACGCATCAGACTCAGCATCAAACTCTGAAAAGAGTACCTGGTTAAGACATGCACCCACAATTAACATTGATATATTTGGTGACGGATTATCACATGCATACATGAGAAATCATGGCCTACCTCTGCTTTGAAGTTCTTTGTGAACTGGTGATCGGCATCCCAAGGGACATCGATGTCCTCAAAGTTCAACGGTAAAATGTGAGACTGGATGAAAAAGGTATTGAACATCACCCTAAACATTAACCTTTCATTTCCTTGGCCATCATCCACATGCAGACATTCAAGGACGACATCACCTTGGACGCAGGATCCTACATTTAACTTCACTGGCGCATTATCTGCCTGCAAAAATAGTTAACGAGTAACTTGAATAAATAGCAGAACCATTTAGATAAGACATGCTTGATGGTACCTGTCTGTAACGCCTAATATGTTTCTTGGCCTTTGATGGTGGTGAAATGACACTATGACTTCTGTCAGTTGTTGGAATATCCTGCCCATATACTCGAACAATTGGCCGACAACCACCGACTCCATCAAAATTTGGAATTTCTCTAAGAATTACACAATCCAAGGTGAAAGGAATAGGTTGTGTAGGCCATCCTATGCCGTCATCCATTCTGCATATGTACCCAAGATACCGAAGATGAGACGGTTGTGGATTCAATGTGGTTAGCATCTGAAGAAGCTCCTTTGGGGCTTGCTTGTACACCATATCTAGAGTTCTTTGCTCCCCATTATATTGTTTCCTGTACAGAAGAAGACCTGCAAGCATAAATGCCAACACTGGCCATCCATCTTTCTCACAGTGCATTAGTAAAATATTTTGCTGCCCTTCAAGCATAAGCCACCTTTCACTCAGCCTTAGGAAGTGGAGAATGATATCCAAAGGAAGTAACGGGCATCCTAGATACTTGCAAGGGTAGTCTTTGGCTGTAATATTGTACTTGGAGAAAATGCCTGAAATAAGACTTTTTCCTTCATCTCTAAAGTTAAGTACCATCAATGAAGAATCTGCAAACTGTTCACGGAGCTGCAAAATAATGTTGTCCAGGTAATTCTTGTATCTGTATTGGTCCATGGTTTCTGTTGAGAAGCAACAATCGAATACTGCAAGCACAAACAGACCAATCATTGCACATTAATGTCAGACTTAATTTGACAATGTCTATAACCATCATAGAAGTATGGTGCAAGGCCAGAAGCCACCCATTCAATTTTTTTATACGAGACTACAGAAGTAGCAGATCAATACATGATAGCCTTGATCCTACATAATCAAATCATAAACGCATGAGCTGGTGTGTAGAAAGAACAGGACAGTCCTGTCAGAAGTTACACAATGGTGACTATATCCGATCGCTCTGGACATAATCACAACCTCCACACAAATCCAAGAATTCGCCGAACTATGGACCAGAATACAAATTGTACAGATGCTGCTCGGCATGCAGGATTCTATAACTCGGAAATGGATGGCTGACGGAAAATATTCCACATGTTCAGCATACAAGATCCAGTTCGGAGGATCGCATCGAAAATTCCAGGCCGAGCTCATTTGGAAGGCGCAGGTGGAAAATAAATGCAAAGTCCACGCCTGGATACTCATGCACAACAAAGTCCTAATGGTGGACAACCTACAAAAGAGCGGGGTTCCCACATTAGGACCATTGTGTCTTGTGTAATGGGCCTCTAGAGATAACAGACAAGGTTACACCTTTCTTTGCTGTGCCCCTTCGCAAGGGCCAATTGGAGCCAGGTGCTATCCTGGAAGAATTTCAATGTGCAGCTACCCTAACAGGACCCCGCCTGCATTACCGATTGGTGGGAGGAAGTAGTAAGCAAGGTGCCAAAGCACGACCGCAGCCGTTTCAACGGAGTGGTAATCTACATTGTGTGGTACCTGCGGAAGGAGAGAAATAGGAGGATTTTTTAAGATGTGTACAAGACATCGCAGCAGGTCACCTCATCGACCAAAGAAGAAATAGTGCAAAGATGTAGGACGAATGGACGATGTTCTTTGCGGGTTACCCCACCAAGAGTGGGGGAGGGCTTCTCTTTTTGTCCTAGGACCGGTCTGTTGGGCACAATGGGCGTTCAGCTTACATAAAACTCCCTTTTCCTTGCTTAATTGAGCAGTGCCTTTACTTAAAAAATGCATGAGAGTTATCCTGTTAGTCCTACTAAGAAGTCACCTAGTTGCACTACTGAAAACCCATCAGCAAACAATTAAATACAGCAACACAAAGATGCCAATCAGTATTTCTACTTATGTGAAACTTCATGTCTTCAAACATGTTAGCAGCATTTTAGACTAAAATGCACTTCTTATTCAATTTTTTTTCTGATAGTGAAGTAGCAGATTAAGACATGATCGCATTGTTCTTGTTGATCAGCAAGCATTATCGTATTAGGCATAGACTAAATGTCACAGCTCCTCATCTATCTTCAAACATGGGTGTTACATTAATCGCATAACATAGAAACTTCAGAATCAAACCCTTGCACCAGCCAACGAGGTTGCTGGCAACGTTACTATTAATGTGCAGTAATAAACACGGGAAAAATACAGCGGTAGTCGAACAGTGAGCGAACCCTTCTTTTTGAGAAGCATAGCTCGAACGAAACTAGAATGGGGCCATAGAATCATGGTGGCACCGTAAGCTGATGCAGCATGCACAAGGAAGGCATGTTAGCTGGAAGCCTGAAAACAACATCCAGAGAAATTTGTTCCGGCACTGAGCGAAATTACATAATGCAGCTGCATTTCCGGTGCTAAAATCAATAGAACCTCCGATTGCACACACCCCGAAGTACCCCCCAAATCGGTAATTCGGTTCGGTGGCGGCAGTCGAACAGGAGGCGCGGGGTTACCGTACCGTAGACGCGGTCGGCTATCTCGAGGAGCCGATCCGGCGGCTTCCGATAGAAGAGCCTCCGGAACAGCGCCATTCCCTTGCGCTTCCGACCGCCGTCGGCGTCGCCGCCGTCTCCGGCGGCCTGCCCCCGGACCCACTTGCTCCGCGACGCCCGGGACCAGCCGACCGCACTCTTGCCGGCGGCCAGCCAGCCAGACCGCAGCGGCGGCGCCAGCGATGATCGGGCCCCGTGCTGCCCGCTGCCGCCGCCGACCTAGCACCCACTCGCCAGCGGAGGCTAACGATACGAACGCCGGCGATCGGGTGCGCCACGCACGCACCCGCCCGCCAAGCTCCCGGCTCGAGTCGCGGGAGGGCAATGCCGCGCGCGGCGGAATTCAGACAGCTAGGGTTTCCTTTCCCCCTCTCGTTGAGGAATTCTTTTTTTCGAGCGGAACTTTTTTTTCTGCTCGTGCTGCTAAAATTATTTTTGGGGTGTTGGAGGTGGCGGAGAAGGAAACGGAGGAAGACAGAGGGGAGACgacggcggaggcggaggcggcagGCAGAGCAGAGCAAAGCTGAGCACGCGCGAGCACGATTGCTCGAAACAAACACACGATGAAATGCCTCGGGGGTAAGATTTTTTGTgcgtatgacatgtggggcccggCGCCAACGGTTGCACCGGTGCGCGCCACGCTGCTCGGCGCATGACATCACATCAGGCAGCGGTCACCGTGTGGGCTTTTTCATGATAGGCCGGATCTGCACTAGTCAGGAGCAATTGGGATGGGCCCGTAATAGCAGGATGAATCAAAGTTAGCCCAACGAATGGTACTCTTGCCGTGTTACAGAGAGCCCAACGTGTAACGGGCTGAATCCAGAGCTAGAGATTTCCGAGTCCGGTTTCTAAGAAATTTTTCATCTTTCCAAAAAAAAGTGATGGCCTGAGTTCATCATAGTTTAAATTCTGTCCAAATATGGAATCTGTTTAATGTCAAGAAAATAGACGAAGTCTCTATCCAAAATCAATGTTTAGGCATTTTTTTAGATAAGGACCTCAATCAAAGCCAAAAACCATCACACTTAAAAGAGCTTCGGACGACGAAGAAATGGGAAAGTGAAGGGGAGCTTCAGTGCCTTCACAATGGTCTATGGATAAAACAAGTTAAGAAGGTTTACATGGAGAAGAAAATCAGGATTGTAAAATGGTGTGATTGTACCCTCTCGTTAGCGAAGGACTACGGTGTAAACGTAAGGGCAAGGTTGCAATTTCATATGAATATGTATATCGTTCgaaccctataaatagatgaataataTCACTGTTACGGGGATCGGTCATATGTAACCTTgcgtctatagcatctttttcccgaGAGAACCTCCAAAGATACTACAATGTCGAAGTATATTTGGATGTTCCCTCCCTATGTTATCTGATATCTGTTATTCAAAGTAACCTAATCATTGAGCTTGACTGTTGCATATATGAAACTAGTTCATTGTCATCAATTACTTTGTATAATGTCATTTGTTTATACATTTAGTATGTTAACCCTTGTACTTGTTCCATGTGCTCTCTGGACACGGAGAACACAATCACCCTTCTCCCCTTCGACACCTTTGGAGGGGAGAAGGATTTGACAAGATAATCATATGACCATTAATATTCAGGTATGTTAAAAACAATGAGCTTCAAAACTGTGGATCAATTAAACATTGGAATCTTGATCATCAATTTCATTATATACACATCTTATGAAAGACAAAACTCTGTTGTCAGGGTCAAAACCGGGTCCCCAAGGCCCACGAGTCGTGATGAGTAAAGATACTCTGAAAAGGCTCGAGTAAGGCCCAATCTGCTTCTGGATCATGAGTAAACCGCTAATGTTTGCCCCTAGTCCCGATGTGAAGCAAGGACGCCTAGGGGTTGGGCAAAACGAAAAAGGGTTGAACGAGCCCTAAGTCAACCTAGGGGTCAGGCGAATCGTGCCTAGCCTAAGGGGATGACCAAACTAGACACAGGCACAAACAAACCACACACGGGTCAACGATCAAAAGAATGAGGATGACCACTCCATGATTAGCCTTCGTCATCATAACGGTCGCCACAACATGGAGGGGAATGGAGGTTGTTCCTATTCTGACTAACATCCACATCCATTACGTCTAAATCAACCATGAAGCACTCATTCCTCTCGTACGGATATAGGAAACGACACTATGGATGGACTACACTGCATGGTGAACCGTCAGATATTGGGGATACGAACGAGCCCATTGATAAGCTGACCGACCCTTGAAGCACGACCACTATCATAGGTGATACTGTGCTACCAACTTCGGCTTGGACCCCCCCTCGCTAAAGCCCAATACGtgcatgaaagggaaatggccttaaaccaTTTATTATATTGTTTTttgtgcttgatgaccatcacaaccattcggactaattagtttgcctagtttttgattcacaggttcataagTTCAACATTTAGTTTCTAAGTCACAATAAGCTCAGATACAACGAAATAGGGGTAAAacatggaatagatgaactaccaatagttctactctttggataagttctaaataccCCGAGGAACCTATTCAACACTTCTAGAGAAGTTGGAAAGCTCAGAATCAACTTCTCACTattttggagctagtttgagcaaaagaagaaatatgAGTTAAAGAATTAAAATGTTTAAGATCCATGACTTAGACTAGATGGACAACCACTAGAGATATTCTTCTAAGTCATAGGATCTCTCTCAAGTTTAGCCAAAGCAACTTGGAGAAGATTGTTCAAAGATCAACGACAAGTCAGAAACTCAAGTTCTGAAATCGCCAAGTGCGGACCGCCTGGCCCCTTCTGGCGGACCGTTCGTGACACCGCTATGACTTTGGATAGGAACTATAAATCGTGgacagtccggctataaatcgTGGACTGTCCGGCTATAAAGCGTGGATCGTTCAGCTATAATTcatggaccgtccgcacgtgaagaTCTGGTTCAGCCTGAAGGTGACTAGTTGTGCAAAAGGATTTCTAGAACTGGCGCAGACCATCCGGGACCAAGGGCAGACCTCCGCGTATCGAGACAATTGTTGATCTAGCCATTGGGTTGTCAGACATAACCGTTGTAACGTCAGATCCTACCGTTGGAGGGTCGTGGATCATCCGGGCCCaagctgcggaccgtccgccagtgcgcAGAACAGACAGACAGGGCATAACAGTTATAtgggtggttggaggctataaaagggaccccaacCAGCCCATTCTCATTGATTGATTGATCCATATCATACACAGGAGTTGGGTATTCACTCCTGTCTACTAGTGCAGCACTTCTATACACATCAAggcctcacaagtgccacaaaagaaagatcaagcaagaaagagctactcgtgtgtgtttagcgatagtgcattatgagaatcattgagagaaagtgtgagctacctcttgtgatcatttgagcgtggagttttgactcccattcattgtaaagctagcaagagccccttatctttgtggttggccttgtGGAGACTTTGGTcttcggactgttcggtgtgcaccggactgtccggtgcaccctctgccagtggGGACAGCCTGGCCCAGAGAAGAGGGTTCCCTGCGTAGAAACATGAGAGCGCGCAGTTcacgagttgaattttagtggcacaccggatagcgcatcagactgtccggtgcgcactgaACAGTgattgttcactgttcggtgtgccatctgcccaacggctagctgtcagaactagccgttggagtcgaccgttggtgcaccggtggcgcaccacagtccggtgcgcccatgcgcagcagGGTTTGTGTAacgactagttggtgggtgagggctatttatacccctccacccaccatattgattgtcttgttgcccacatttactcctacactttggtagagcattgcaagcaccacaaagcctagtgaggtgatttgagaatcttaatcccgcatttggacctcattagcgctagcgagagccacctagagcacacaccgcatgcatttggcttctcttggtcaagtgaaagtctacggcttgttactcttggtgatcgacatcacctagacggcttggtggcgttgggagctcggtgatcaccgtggagatcttgttggtgacccgactcaagtttgtaagcggtcgtgagagaTCCACCGAGCCGGAGTGGCAaaagatcatctcatagtgagcacttggttcttgcaaggaccaagggggagcgatacccttgcgcgggtgctccaacgaggactaggggagagtgccgactcttcgatacctcgggaaaaaatggaggagtcttctaaaccttgctttacattacgcacttaattcaagcattttaaatTGTGTATTTATTTAGCAAGTATttaaagtattgtcttagcattgttgtatttctagtattattctcttattgctagttgttggggtgaagttgggctcttgcttaggttttaattagtgttgatttttagaaaagcccaattcatcccccctcttgggcatcgtgatcctttcaattggtatcggagccttgttgctcttagattagcttaaccgctagagtaacgatgtccggtggggatggatcgcctcccgtttttgatggtgatgattttccatattggaaaattcgtatggaagcttacttagaggctatagacattggtgtctacaaagccgccacacaaggtttccccgaacctagagatcccacaaatcttgtaggtgaagagtttaactatgagaaatggaatgctaaggccaaaaacactctttttagaggcctttgcaaaaatgtgtttaatagagttagaaaccatagaaatgctcatgatttgtggatggacatatgtgctctacatgaaggaactagaagtgagcgtgaggagagatatcacattgctatgagaaaactaaattcttttgagatgcttgctaatgaaaatgccaatgctatgtactcacgtctcaatattcttgtagaggaagtaaatggcttggggcttacacaaatttcacaaccggatgttgtgaggaagattctcagtgtcctcccaattgacaaatatggacacattgtcacagtgcttcatcagatggatctttcagttgccACTCCTACACAGATatcgggaaagatcaatgctcatgagatgtacatgcacatcaatgacaaggatgagtcatcttccaagagaaaggatttggctctcaaagcaaatcaagaaagaaaaggaaaagctaaagtacaaattgaggaggaatcctcaagtgatgatgatcttgatgctaacattgccttgatggtgaggaagaccaccaagatgttaaagaagctcaacagagaaggcatcaaatttgactcaagaaagaagaaattcttttccagcaaaagaaagcccatttctgaaatggattgctacaactatggagagcttggtcatctttctcatctatgtaacaagcccaagaagaacaagttcaagggcaagaaagaagatgacagtgatgatgagaaaaaggaaaagagattcttcaagaggaaggatgggaagcacaagaggttccacaaaaagaaaaatggaaaggcatacattgttggtgactggctcactgacattgagccatcaagtggatcttcttcaagtgaagaagaaaatgatgaaaaagttgccgccatcgctggggacttctcttcaccaccaccatcaccatcatcgacttctcacctatgcctcatggctagaggtgaacggaaggtacaaatgataatgatattatttatgatagtgatagtgatgatgaatttgcttcaccttcctatgatgaactagctgacttgcttaaggaatacactcaaatcattaggaagtcaaaagccaaatgtgataagttgaaagatgaaaatgaaatttttaaatgccaaatatgacatagttatgaaagctagtgatgaaatgaaagaagaaaacaaaactatgtcatccactataaatgagcttacatcctccctaaaagatgctaaggataaatgtgacaagttaaatgaagctaatagggaattgaaagatagactagtgaaaattaaggaagactatactaagattaaatttgatcataataatcttcttgttgaaaatgaacttttatcttacaatacacatgaggctattaaccctattgttaagattgatgtagcaacctcatgtgatgatttgagtcaaggtgatcaaactagtctacatgatgaactgaccgaaaaagttgaagtcttgacattagacaaccaaaaattgaagagatacttgactgatgcaactactagaggaaacgttgccattgagaacaatgaCTTCAACAATGAGTTGACAGTGGATAattaaaggcttaaaaatgaggtcaagaaacttaagagtgaaaatgaacatcttgcaaca
This genomic window contains:
- the LOC103652160 gene encoding formin-like protein 12 isoform X4, translating into MALFRRLFYRKPPDRLLEIADRVYVFDCCFSTETMDQYRYKNYLDNIILQLREQFADSSLMVLNFRDEGKSLISGIFSKYNITAKDYPCKYLGCPLLPLDIILHFLRLSERWLMLEGQQNILLMHCEKDGWPVLAFMLAGLLLYRKQYNGEQRTLDMVYKQAPKELLQMLTTLNPQPSHLRYLGYICRMDDGIGWPTQPIPFTLDCVILREIPNFDGVGGCRPIVRVYGQDIPTTDRSHSVISPPSKAKKHIRRYRQADNAPVKLNVGSCVQGDVVLECLHVDDGQGNERLMFRVMFNTFFIQSHILPLNFEDIDVPWDADHQFTKNFKAEVLFSEFDAESDASTEVAPDYDYDYDYDNDMDVASADEFFEAEEIFSNAESQDGNKDADTLSMVSTDYIRTPSAECWKNSPFSNFDLNIDIDGSQDNKADNLGLLLETVNDGKTCTSTEANILLNNETAVVKSTFTATIACTSTEANILLNDETAVVKSTFTATIDGDTDSGISSSTYKEDGCMFEKGSSKQDIRMGSNQDLSQIDNVLVKEVIILETNSTDDIQMIKEVIISEVTTPKQVVEGNMMETELDEAVHSSESTALGEDEDTKRPNTFFKKDEGQSARDEYAAYDNGIVIEREESRNKEKFTITGTDSLVAEPKDLPHLDSSNTSLELSSANENIDQLRACSSNVTAERRAGIDTSFSSSRSQSSNISCANILPEESNLIINHASTSVNANTDTTDSSRLVLKKKPFLPLATSSLFSPSSPRRNLLRAASTDLSFFSPSQTESKQNSVTSTSGRGDSDTSSVLPPFQLYTSLGSSSKMSLVHPTLRPIRTISSLPSLSFGTFIEMSMASSRSPKHQEHVRSPSIPQDQHLHPPMTEENDLHSGSLTLPASNQYGPQTPHPPPLPPPHDSCTQSYSSTIIYEPEQIRADGSCSYSPDYRQSVLNLGDSSLTSLSNSSIAATECPLGASDFVDEEVTSRPNIVTAMDVPFTNEDTNSLLHMTCSSPPKTLQRAEPPTLPPPPLPLVPPPSQLPLPTICSDSGSVPLVYSNPSSDCPYKEPTMLPEHKSDVPATSLEGHEASEVQFLQSDTAVELSPSEHSEYKVQHVVGSAEDTISKQVNCEQPLDQTTLSIHLRPFEVEISQGETINGVLASIIDDKEHGGIPILQLPQKLPHSGEHMKSPPPPPPPPQPPPCHATVIPSLCLSSKPPSPTEHYENPPSSPPPFSRESCVVLPPLPAPLLNHPSLPGKHINLYPPPPPPPPTLHHIAPASPCSYQPSFYADIATQPTFSEDIVIVPPPHSKGVNIIPLPPPPPRTSETLSQPLDGGQSTGPASLLEVTKENPPPPLLPPEGQMGSPLSTLCGEIVNIPIPPPSLPGGHGEVPLSTPPRGCGAIPPPPPFTKGIGGITLPIGFHSGDLSFLQSTRESKGPSCLPPPPPPPPPPPPPPLSSNGHIGDLPPPPTSVFVEASIPLPPQTGCGGDPPPPPPTGGHVGPPPPPPPLGECAWDLQPPKACVRAPPPPPPPGGYAEVLMPPPPPRGYVGAPAPPPPPGGYAGAPPPPPPPGGYAGAPPPPPPPGGYAGAPPPPPPPGGYAGAPPPPPPPGGYAGAPPPPPSYGGIGGVPPPPPPFGGLGGTPPPPPPAGFRGGAPSPPPPPGGHGGPPPPPPRGHGSGPPPPPGAPSPPMPPGMSGGPPPPPGGRGMPTPPGGRGHGLARTLGPTLQSAMRKSSLKPLHWVKVTRAMQGSLWAELQKQVEANSHAEFDVNELESLFTIAPKAKAGSKSEGRGKSLGTKSDKVQLIDLRRANNTEIMLTKIKMPLPDMMSAALALDDSVLDADQIENLIKFCPTKEEMELLKNYSGDKEALGKCEHFFLELMKVPRVESKLKIFAFKIQFQSQIRDVRKNLQTVSSACEELRSSEKLKVIMKNILLIGNTLNQGTPRGQAVGFRLDSLLKLIETRATSGRMTLMHFLCKSLAEKSPEVMDFHEDLVHLEASSKLQLKALAEEQLAVVKGLEKVEQELTASESDGPVSDVFRKTLKEFIDCSSADVCSLSAFYSEVGKSADALALYFGEDPAKFPFEQVATTLLTFVGLFRKAHDENLKQIEAEKKKAQKEAEKEATQDKTPVKSKNGNADKSPRSPSTFK